The Saliniramus fredricksonii genome segment TCGGCGATACGGTTCATCTGCGCGACGGCCTCCTGCGGATACTGCCCCGCCGCGCTTTCCGCCGAGAGCATCACCGCATCCGCGCCCTCATAAACGGCGGTGGCGACGTCGGAGACCTCGGCGCGGGTGGGCACCGGCGCGGTGATCATCGATTCGAGCATCTGCGTCGCCACGATCACCGGCTTGCCGGCGCGCCGCGCATTGCGGGTGATGCGCTTTTGCAGGCCCGGAACCTTCTCCAGCGGCATCTCCACGCCGAGATCGCCGCGCGCCACCATGATGGCATCGGAGACATCCATGATCTCGTCGAGCCGTGCCAGCGCCTGCGGCTTTTCCAGCTTGGCCAGAACCTGCGCGCGCCCGCGCGCCACTTTCTTGACCTCGGCGATATCCTCCGGGCGCTGCACGAAGGAGAGCGCGATCCAGTCCACCCCGATCTCGATCGCTGCTTCGAGATCGGCCCGGTCCTTGTCGGTCATGGCGGCGAGCGGCAGCGTCGTATCGGGCAGCGAGACGCCCTTGCGGTCGGAGACCTTCCCGCCGACGCGTACCACCGCCTTCGCACGATGGCCGGGCGCGACCTCCTCGACTTCGAGCCGCAGCTTTCCGTCATCGATCAGGATGGTATGGCCGGGCTCCAGCGCCGAGAGGATCTCGGGATGCGGCAGATGCACCCGCGAGGCATCGCCCGGAGCGTCGTTGTCATCGAGGGTGAAATGCGCGCCCTGTTCGAGTTCCGCCGCGCCGTTCGCGAAGCGCCCCAGACGCAGCTTCGGGCCTTGCAGATCAACCAGCACGGTGATTGAGCGATGCACCCGTGCTTCCACCTCGCGGATCATCGCGACCTGCGCGGCGAGTTGCCCGCGATCGAGATGGCTCATATTGATGCGAAACACGTCCGCACCCAGGCGATGCAGGTTCTCCACCATCTCCGGCGTGTTCGAAGCCGGGCCCAGCGTCGCCACGATCTTGGTGCGTCTCAAACGTTTCATGGCGACGGCGCTCCCTGCCTGTCAGGATCGGTGAGTTGGATCGTCCAGCTGCGCTGCTGGCCGGTATCAACCTCGAAGAAGCCGTTGCGATCATAGCCGCGCACAAGACAATCCTCGATGCCACGAATGGTGAATTCCCGCTCGCGGGTACACATATACGAGCTCCCGCCCCATTCCCCGCCGCGATCGTAATCGACGGCATAGACGTAATAGTAGCGCGCCGTGAGGGCACCGGCGAAGATCGTCTCGCATTCGCGCGCCTCGAAATTCCACCAGCCTTCCGTGACCCAGCCTTGCGGATCACGGTAGCCGATGGCAATGCCGACGCGGCTGCCGGTCATGTTGCACAGGCGCAGATCGGCGTGAGCCGGCACGGCCAGGAAAGGCAGGCTGCCTGCGATCAAGGCCATCACGACGACAAGACGCAGGATCTGCCGGCTCGCGCGGCGTGGAACCGAGCGCATGCGCCGGTGCAGGGACGGATCAATCGATGAGGATGATGCGGCAGTCGTTGACATTGGTTCGTGTCGGCCCCGGTATCAACAGGTCGTCGAGAATCGTGAAGAAACCCGTCGAATCGTTGTCCAACAAATACGTTTGCGCGTCGACCCCTTTTGCATGGGCGCGTGACAATGTGGTGTCGTCGATGATCGCGCCGGCGGGGTCATCCGCCGCGCCGATGCCGCCATCGGTGCCGTCGGTATCGCCGGAAAGCGCCGCCACGCGGGGCAGCCCGTCGAGGGCGATGGCGAGTGCGAGGGCGTATTCCTGGTTCGGACCGCCGCGCCCCTCCCCCCGGATCGTCACCGTGAGCTCGCCCCCCGAGATCAGCGCCGCGCGCCGCCCCGCCCTGCGGATATCGCGTACTTCCCCCGCATGGGCTGCCGCGACGGCGCTGGCCTCGCCTTCGAGATCGGCACCGAGCAGGATCGGCTCATAGCCCAGGCGCCGCGCTTGCGCACAGGCGGCATCCATCGCCTCCTGCGGGCGGGCAATGATGCTGAAAGCGGTATTGTCGAAGACGGGATCGCCGGGTTTGGGTGTCTCGGGCGCATCATCGCGCATCAGGGCCTGCGCCGCATCGGAAAGCACCACGCCATAGCGCGCGATGATGGCGCGGGCCTGCGCATGGCTCGTGGGATCGGGCACGCTCGGCCCGGATGCGATCACGGCGGGATCGTCGCGGGGCACGTCGGAAATCGCCAGCGTCACCATCCGCGCCGGCGCCGCTGCCCGCGCGAGCCGCCCGCCCTTGATCTGCGACAGACGCTTGCGCACGGTGTTGATCGCATCGATGGGAGCGCCGGAGCGCAGGAGCGCGCGGGTGATCGCCTGTTTTTCCGCGAGATCAATGCCGTCAGCCGGCGCGATCCAGTTGGCCGAGCCACCGCCGGAGAGCAGCACCAGAACGAGATCCTCCGCGCCGGCGGAACGCGCGAGGGCGAGCGCCTCGCGCGTCGCCGCGATACCGGCCTCGTCGGGAACCGGATGCCCGGCCTCGACGATCCTGATCGGCCCGGCTTGTCCGCCATAGCCGTGGCGGGCCACGGCGAGGCCGGTGATGCGGGCATCCTCCACGCCCGCATCACGATAATGCGCCAGCGCGACCTCGCTCATGCTGGCAGCCGCCTTGCCGGCGGCGAGCACGATGATGCGCCCATGCGGCGGTGCAATCGGCAGATGTGCCGACAGGCAGCTCTGCGGATGGGCGGCTGCGACAGCGGCATCGAAGATGCAGCGCAGCTTCTCACGAGAGGATGTCGGCATCATGCGGCCTCCGGATTGTTCTCGCGCGATATTCGGAATGTCTCGCTTTGCGAAGTGTCTGCCTGCTCAAGGCTTTGCTCTTGCCGGCAATGGCGGGCGGTTGCGGCGCGGGCGGGCAACGAAGATCCCGGCGAGGATCAGCGCGCCGCCCATGGCCTGGATCAGGGTCAGCGCTTCCGAGAGGACGAGCCAGCCGAACACGGCCGCCGCGACGGCCTCGATGAAGATCACCAGCGAGGAAAATACCGCTGGCAGACGCCCCAAAGCCACCGAGAGCAGCCCCTGCCCGCCCGCATGGCTGATGAAGGCGAGCGCGACGAGCGCCAAGATCGCTTCCGGCGTCGTCGGCAGGATCTGGCGCTCGGCGATGATGGCGACGACGAACAGCCCCGCCGCCGTCACCAGGCTGAGCTCGAAAGTCACCCGCCCGGCACTGCCACCGGAGCGCCGCGCCTTCTCGACGCCCAGAAAATACAGCGCGAAGAAGAAGGCCGTGATCACGCCATAGACGTCTCCCGCGAGGCGCGCGGGCGCGATCTGCATGCTCTGGCCGATCAGCGCCGCACCGCCGAGCATGCACAGGACGAGCCCCGCCAGCGTCGATCGCGCGATGGTGACGCGCAGAACCGCCCAGGAAATCAGGATGACGAAAAGCGGCGCGGTGGTCGCAAAGAAGGTCGCGTTCGCCACCGTGGTATTGAGGATGGCCAGATGCCAGAAGATCAGATCGCCCACGAAGGCAAACCCGGCAAACACCGTCGCCCTGCTCCAGGAAGCGCGCCCGGCAAGGCCGGGATGGCGCGCCTCGTCGATGCGCATCCAGGCATAGAGCACCGGCAAAGCCAGAAACACCCGCCAGAAGGCGCTGGCGAAAGGGCCGATATCGGCGGCAGCGAAGCGCACGAAGACCGGCGAGACGCCCATCGCCACGGCTCCGGCGACAAGCGCGGCGAAGGCGCCGATCTGGCCCGGTTCGATGCTGGCGGTCTGCGTCGGCGTGGGTATGGTCATGCGGCGGGTTTTCACGCGGGCTGAAGCGGGATCGTCGCGGACCTTACCGGCTTTGCCGGGACAGGCGAAGCCGTTTTCGTACACGTTTGCGGATGCGCGGGCACGCGGATGGGGCAAACCACGCAATCGATCTGGCGCGCGGCTGCGTATCCAGCCGGGACCGGAAATGCTAGGGGCGGTGCACGATCGAAAGCACAGCGCCACCGGCGCAATCTGCGGGATGTGAGCCATGAACGATGACGGAACCCTCGGAGCCGGTACGCAGACCAAGCCGCTGAAGGGCATCCGGGTACTGGAACTCGCACGCATCCTCGCCGGCCCCTGGATCGGACAGACACTGGCCGATCTCGGTGCGGATGTGGTCAAGGTCGAACGGCCGGGCAAGGGCGACGATACCCGCGCCTGGGGTCCGCCCTTCGTGCCGGGCACCGACGGCACGGATCTCTCTGCGGCGTACTTTCATGCCTGCAATCGCGGCAAACGCTCTATTGCGGTCGCCTTCGACACGAAAGAAGGCCAGGAGGTCATCCGTCGGCTCGCGGCCAATGCCGACATCCTGGTCGAGAATTTCAAGGTCGGCGGATTGAAGAAATACGGGCTCGATTACGAGAGCCTGAAGGCGGTCAATCCGCGTCTGATCTATTGCTCTGTCACCGGTTTCGGCCAGAGCGGCCCCTATGCGTCACGCGCCGGCTACGATTTCCTGATCCAGGGCATGGGCGGCATCATGGATCTCACGGGTGAACCGGGCGGTGAGCCGCAGAAGATCGGCGTCGCCTTCGCCGATATCTTCACCGGGCTTTATGGCGTCATCGCCATCCAGGCCGCCCTGCGCCAGCGCGATGCCACCGGCCAAGGCGCCCATATCGACATGGCGCTGCTCGACAGCCTCACCGGGGTACTCGCCAACCAGGCGATGAATTTTCTCGTCTCGGGGCGCGCGCCGATGCGGATGGGCAATGCCCATCCCAATATCGTGCCCTATCAGGTCTTTCCGGCGAGTGACGGGCACGTGATCATCGCCACCGGCAATGACGGCCAGTTCCAGCGCCTGATGGACGTGATCGGTGCGGCAGAGGCCGCAGCTGATCCGCGCTTTGCCGACAACACCTCCCGCGTGAACCATCGCGAGGATATCGCCGCCATCATCACGGATGCGACAAGCCGCTTTACCCGCGCCGATCTGCTGGCCGCGCTGGAGCGCGTCGGCGTGCCGGCCGGGCCGATCAATACGGTCGAGGATGTTTTCTCCG includes the following:
- a CDS encoding DUF1036 domain-containing protein; this encodes MALIAGSLPFLAVPAHADLRLCNMTGSRVGIAIGYRDPQGWVTEGWWNFEARECETIFAGALTARYYYVYAVDYDRGGEWGGSSYMCTREREFTIRGIEDCLVRGYDRNGFFEVDTGQQRSWTIQLTDPDRQGAPSP
- a CDS encoding glycerate kinase type-2 family protein codes for the protein MMPTSSREKLRCIFDAAVAAAHPQSCLSAHLPIAPPHGRIIVLAAGKAAASMSEVALAHYRDAGVEDARITGLAVARHGYGGQAGPIRIVEAGHPVPDEAGIAATREALALARSAGAEDLVLVLLSGGGSANWIAPADGIDLAEKQAITRALLRSGAPIDAINTVRKRLSQIKGGRLARAAAPARMVTLAISDVPRDDPAVIASGPSVPDPTSHAQARAIIARYGVVLSDAAQALMRDDAPETPKPGDPVFDNTAFSIIARPQEAMDAACAQARRLGYEPILLGADLEGEASAVAAAHAGEVRDIRRAGRRAALISGGELTVTIRGEGRGGPNQEYALALAIALDGLPRVAALSGDTDGTDGGIGAADDPAGAIIDDTTLSRAHAKGVDAQTYLLDNDSTGFFTILDDLLIPGPTRTNVNDCRIILID
- a CDS encoding DMT family transporter, giving the protein MTIPTPTQTASIEPGQIGAFAALVAGAVAMGVSPVFVRFAAADIGPFASAFWRVFLALPVLYAWMRIDEARHPGLAGRASWSRATVFAGFAFVGDLIFWHLAILNTTVANATFFATTAPLFVILISWAVLRVTIARSTLAGLVLCMLGGAALIGQSMQIAPARLAGDVYGVITAFFFALYFLGVEKARRSGGSAGRVTFELSLVTAAGLFVVAIIAERQILPTTPEAILALVALAFISHAGGQGLLSVALGRLPAVFSSLVIFIEAVAAAVFGWLVLSEALTLIQAMGGALILAGIFVARPRRNRPPLPARAKP
- a CDS encoding CaiB/BaiF CoA transferase family protein translates to MNDDGTLGAGTQTKPLKGIRVLELARILAGPWIGQTLADLGADVVKVERPGKGDDTRAWGPPFVPGTDGTDLSAAYFHACNRGKRSIAVAFDTKEGQEVIRRLAANADILVENFKVGGLKKYGLDYESLKAVNPRLIYCSVTGFGQSGPYASRAGYDFLIQGMGGIMDLTGEPGGEPQKIGVAFADIFTGLYGVIAIQAALRQRDATGQGAHIDMALLDSLTGVLANQAMNFLVSGRAPMRMGNAHPNIVPYQVFPASDGHVIIATGNDGQFQRLMDVIGAAEAAADPRFADNTSRVNHREDIAAIITDATSRFTRADLLAALERVGVPAGPINTVEDVFSDPHIIARGMQVALPAPEAQGGTIPGVASPMVIDGTRMTAQAPSPRVGEHTQDVLADPDWGGGDAGA
- the pyk gene encoding pyruvate kinase, yielding MKRLRRTKIVATLGPASNTPEMVENLHRLGADVFRINMSHLDRGQLAAQVAMIREVEARVHRSITVLVDLQGPKLRLGRFANGAAELEQGAHFTLDDNDAPGDASRVHLPHPEILSALEPGHTILIDDGKLRLEVEEVAPGHRAKAVVRVGGKVSDRKGVSLPDTTLPLAAMTDKDRADLEAAIEIGVDWIALSFVQRPEDIAEVKKVARGRAQVLAKLEKPQALARLDEIMDVSDAIMVARGDLGVEMPLEKVPGLQKRITRNARRAGKPVIVATQMLESMITAPVPTRAEVSDVATAVYEGADAVMLSAESAAGQYPQEAVAQMNRIAEEVERDNLYWTIIKAQQAEPEATGSDAIAAAANGIAATLGISTIAAWTFSGATALRLARERPDSTILALTPKREAARRINLAWGIHAVVTRDASDVDDMTFRACKFAVRSGLARVGERIIVIAGVPFGTPGATNMIRIAFITEEHAAAA